The sequence below is a genomic window from Monodelphis domestica isolate mMonDom1 chromosome 2, mMonDom1.pri, whole genome shotgun sequence.
CCAGATTTTAattttcctaagaattttattccattttgttcACAGTTATTCTCCATACATTGTTGACTACAAGTAGAGATCTTTTCCCATTGTTCCTAAGTGACCcattataacattttttctcttcttcccacacTAGCTAGCATTTTGTCTTTCTGCAAAGGTCTTTTCCCCTCAATTATAATGACAAGGATCTTGATCCCACAATGACCATTCACCAAGTCTATCTGGGCTGTGATGCAGATATAACAAAGTGATCCATGGGAGAGTGCAAGTCACACACTCCCACGGTACACTCTCTGTAGAAGAAGGAGCCTGAGGGGCATGTATATATGACACATGTATGTGTGAATACTtggtggaaaaaagaaaaaagaatgaacttCACTGACTTGGTTCAAAACAATTTACAATTTCCAAAGAATGAATGACCAAGTATATGACCGTCATTATTCTTGTTCAATTCTAGGATTTGTTTTGAGTTACTCAAGCATTGACAAAGaacacagaaaaggaaagaattagccAAATTTCCAGATTCTCTTAATGGCTTGGAAGTTTTATTTGGAATTTGAGAAACACTAACAAAAAGACAAATTGTTATGACAGGGAATTGGGGAGATCCATCTTTGGCATCTTGGTGTTAGCTAAAACATTGGTTGGGTTGGCAGCAGCTAGAAATACAGCAGCTGGGGTGGCAGCAGCCAGAGCCACAACTTGGATCACAGCCGGTGGAGCCACTACAGGAATAATATTCTTCTTCTAGTCAATCAGCACACCCCAGTGACCAAAAGTCAAGGAAGAAGATAATGGGCGTTGGGGGGTTGGCAGAATGAGTAAGCATTTTAGTTGAtggattttaattcaataaaagttAGTGTTCATATGGAGATGGATGGCCAGAGAGAGCTGTCATTAGATGATATGAAGGTACTGGTTTTTGTTTCCCAATGGTTCTCATGTGGATCGATTGGTAACTGATTACAATGAACCACCTGTTCTCCTAGTGAGGCAGATGAAGAAGGGAGCTGGTAGCTGTCTGATATAGATTAGGGATGGTAGACAATTGCACATAGATGGGAGAGCTCAACAGCAGGATGACCCACAGCAGGCTGGTCTGCAGCAGGTGGTTCTACAACAAGTAGTCTGGCAGCAGCAGGGCTGGCAGCAGCTAGATGTGCAGCAGGTAGGGCGGCAGCAAGGTTGGCAGCAGCTAGAAATACAGCAGGTGGGGCGGCAGCAGGGCTGGCAGCAGCTGGGGCGACAGCAGCTAGTTATGCAGCAGGTAGGGCGGCAGCAAGGTTGGCAGCAGCTAGGTGTGCAGCAAGTGGGGCGGCAGCAGGGTTGGCAGCAGTTGGACCCACAGCAGCTGGGGCGACAACAGCTAGAAATACAGCAGCAGGGGTGGCAGCAGGGCTGGCAGCAGCTGGACCCAGAGCAGCAGGGGCGGCAGCAGGGCTGGCAGCAGCTAGTTATGCAGCAGGTAGGGCGGCAGCAGGGCTGGCAGCAGCTGGACCCACAGCAGCTGGGGCGGCAGCAGCTAGAAATACAGCAGCTGGGCTGGCAGCAGCCAGAGCCACAGCTTGGGCCACAGCAGGTGGAGCCACAACAGGAACTGACCATGGTGTTGGTAGGTTGAGCTTCTGGGTTTGTTTGCAGGTGAGTGTGTTACTTGAGTATGAAAGTCTGCTGGCCTGGTAAGCCTCTTTTATACCCCAAGGCTAAGTAGTTGCTATTGCTAGGTCccatttatttccttattgtttttCCTCATGGAAAGGTGATACTAAAATTAGTCAGTGGCATTCTTCagtttaaatgttttaattcagACAGACAAATAACTTTCCATTCAAGACTTCCCAATGTAGTCTTTATATCTGAATCACCTTTTGTGTTTTACACCTTATTTATATATCCCTGAAAGCATCCCATCATTGTTTGGACACCAGTAATTAGGTAATCATTCCTTTTCTCAAGTCTAAATATACCTCACTTTCACATCTTCCCGGGGTTCCTAGTTCTAGACCAGGTAGAACAAAACGACTTCCTACCTTTAACATTCCAGTCATTCAAACACTGGAATACAGTTTTCCTTAGGACTCCAATGCTCTTTCTTCGTTCAAGAAGATTATGGATACATTTCTCTTggatttttctttcagtttctagGTCAGGAAAGACTTGAGGAAGAATTCTGCCATTGAAACATAGAATAAGAAAACTTTCTGGTTGAAAAGTGGCTTTGTCCTCCAATCAAGGAAACAGATGTGAAGGTCAGAAGAAATGGACAATGGTTTTTTGGTTACAAACAGAGTTGATTCTAATTGTTCTACCATTTGTTTTGGAGTCCAATTAAGGGAAGCAAGAGAGATAATTGACCAAAATCCATTTATTGTGTTTAGATGTCCTTAATTAAAGTGAGCCTTATGACTGTATTCATAACTGTCTTCCACTAGAATATTTTATCAAGGGGTTTACACATATACCACAGTATTTTCTACTTGAAATATGCTCTAATAGATAGGAATCTTAAATGCATGACATTTATAGGATCTCTCATGGAGAAAGACCAGAGACTTTTGGAGGGGACACTTCTTTAATCCCATTTGATGGTGGCAGAAGAAATTTGCCTAAGAAATTGAAACATTTTTGTATGGGGCTACTTGAGCTTACTTTGCCATGAATATTAATCATACTAATGAGAAATTCTatgtataattaaattaaattcaactaGTCTCCATTGATTTGAATATCCACTGGATTTTGGAGATAGAAGGAAGCTCAGAGTTTATATAGCCCAatacttgaatttttaaattgatgGTACTGAGCtttagagaaaggaaatattttcccctaGAATATACTCCTAGGAAATGACAAGATTTTatcaaatatcaaaaatctatcaAATATTCTATCAtagttaaaattatatttctttctttctcttttttttcattcatctatagaaacaatttttacagGTTTGTGGACATTTTTTCCTTTagattctctccctcactccttgCCCCCTCACCGAGACAGTAAATGGTCTAGTAGTGGTTATGCCAATGCTTTTATGTaggacatatttccatattcctcaagCTATGAGAGAAGACACATAACAcactacaattaaaaaaaattcatggaggaaataaaggtaGAGCTGTCATGCTTTGATTTTCAAaaagattccaacagttccttctttggctttgtataacattttttaaaaatcatgcatCCCTTGGGATTACCTTTGGAcctggattatttttttaaacccttaccttctgtcttggagtcaatactgtgtattgtctccaaggcaaaagagtggtaagggctaggcagtgggggtcaagtgacttgcccagggtcacacagctgggaagtgtctgaggccagatttgaaccctggctctaggccatctctaggcctggctctcaaaccactgagctacccagttgccccccagaCCTGGATTTTTGAATAATGGTTTAATCCTTCATGTCTGATCATCATAAagtatttcttttgctgtatatACTGTTATCCTGGTTCGGCCCACGTCATTTGCATCAGATCGTATacgtctttccagatttttctgaattcatccagtttgtcatttcttataacacgatggtattccattacaaccatataccacaacttgttcatccatttcctaatccaccacctcagtttcctatgcTTTACCAATATAAATAGAGCTGataaaaaatgtttgttcaaGTAAGtcctgttcctctctctctgatctctttgggatatagacccagtagtggtattactaggtcaaagggtatatatggCTTTGTGGCCCTTTGAATGCATTCCAGATTGTTCTACAAAAAGACTGTTtcacttcacagttccaccaacagtgttttggtgtcctaattttcccacaaccccaacaacttttaacattttccttattggtcatattagccaataagGTAAAGGTGAGGtgctatctcagagttgttttaatttaccaataatatatattaataataaatagatTTGGAGTTTGGAATATTTTGGAATTATGGAATTTGGAATCATGCTCAAAGGGTTTTCAAAGACTGCCTGCCCCTCGATCCAagcataccactgctgggtttgtaccctagagagttaataatgaaaaatgcatgtacaaaatattcatagcctcacacattgtgatggcaaacaattagaaaatgaggggatttcatttgattggggaatggctgaacaaattgtcatatcTGCTGGTGACGGAATCCTATTGTCCTGAAAGGagtaatgaactgaaggaattccatgtgaactggaaagacctccaggcatcgatgcagagcaaaaggagaagaaccaggagaacattgaatgAAGAGATGTTTACACTGTGGCCCAATGACATGTAAGGGGCTtcgctactagcagcaatgcaatgttccaggaaaattctgagggacttaggagaaagaacactatcttcatccagagaaagaattgtgggagtagaaacacagatgaaagaCATTTCCTGATctcatggttcaatggggatgtgattggagatatagactctaaatgatcactgtattgcaaatattttaataatatggaaataggtcttgatcatgatacctgtaaaacccagttgaattgtgcatgggctacaggaggggagaTTGGGAGGGgcagaacatgaatcatgtaaacatcgaaaaatattctgaatttagtaattacttttaaaaaaggattataCATAGACAGTGGGTGGTGAAGTAAGGTGAATAGGATGATAtgatatttttaataatcatgaagtgaaaaagaggattgcactagaacaaaagggaagggagaaatggaatGGGGTGagttatctcacctaaagagctGTTCAACACTATtgcagtggaggggaggatgagcgaggtgatgggcaatgcttcaactttactctcatcataactggctcagagaaggaataacAACCATGCTCAATGAGGTGTAGAaccctatcttaccctatagagaagtaggaggtaggggaataagacaagggaagggagatGCTAATAGGAGGGAGGGTGAAGTGTCAAGGGCagcaaaaagtaaaatattgCTTAGGAGAGACAGATCATAAAcaaaaagagcaggatcaaaaggggaatgTAAGATAGGGAAGAATAATCacaatgtgaatgtgaatgggatgaattcacccataaaatggtaAAACCTCCTAAattattaaaggagaaattaaatgaacatcAGGAGGAAATAAGCAGAAAAACCACACTAGTGGGTGACCCCAACTTCCTCTTTccgatctagataaatcaaatgagaaataaataagaaataagtaaagaagtgaaagaaatcttagtaAAGATAGAACTTACAGATGCCTGAAGAGAACTGAATggcaatagaaaggaatataccttttatTTTCAGCAGTTCATGGTTCCCACACAAAAGCTGACCTAGAAATAGAGcattaaaaacttcacaaccaagtgcagaaaagcagaaataataaatgtgttcATTTCAGATCATAAATTACAATAAAATGATAGTCAATACAGTTCCATGGaaagatgaataataaaaattggaGACTAAGTAATCTACTGGTATAAAGAAGGGTGAGTAAAaaactaattagagaaataatcaATAGTTTTATTAATGAGAAGCACAACAAGGAGATGACATACCAAAATTtctgggatacagccaaagcaatattTTGGGGATATATTATCTCTCTAAAAGTCTtatatccataaaatggagaaaatgcagatcaatgaattgggcatgctattaaaaaaaacaacaattagaAAAAGAGTAAATTCAGAATAGTCTTTTGAAGACTagattggaaatcctaaaatgtAAAGAGGACATTAATAAAGTGAGAATAAGAGaagcattgaattaataaataagagtaggagtttcatgaaaatcaaataaaatagacagtatcgattaattagattttaaaaaggaaagaaaagaaaatcaaataatcagtatcaaaaaggaaaaggttGAGCTGATcatcaatgaagaaaaaattaaagcaatcattagaaattattttgcccatgTATTATCAACACATCTGACAATTtcagagaaatggatgaatatctacaaaaatatgaattgcttagTTTAgcaaaagagaaattcaaatcttTTAATtagcccatatcagaaaaagaagttgaacaagtcatcaatgaactccctaagaaagtgtccccagagccagatggattcacaagtgtaTTTTGccaagcatttaaagaacaatttatcccaatactatataaccTATTTGGGCAAATAGGCAGAGAAGAAACCTtgccaaatttttattttaggaaaCAGATATGGTATTGTTACTTAAGCCAAGAAGaacaaaagtagagaaagaaaattataggccagtttcattaatgaatatagttgTGATGATTTCAAATAAGATATTAGCAAGGAGACTACAGTAAAATATCGCAAAGATCAGTCACTttccaaaccaacagaaatcacatgattatataagtagatgcagaaaaaacctttgagaaaatacatcaccctttctattaaaaacactagaaagcataagaaaaaATGGTTCACTCCTTTACATAATGAGTAATATCTACCTAAAACCTTCACcaaatatcatctgcagtggggataagttagaagcctttccaataagaacaggagtgaatcgaggatgcccattatctacactattatttaatactgtattAGAAATGACAGCTTTAACagcaaggaaagaaagggaaatggaaggaataaaaagtaggcaatggggatactaaactatcactctttgcagatgatatgatggtatacttagccAATCCACTAAAGAAAAGTAGTTGGAATAATGAATTACTTTAGTAAGTTGTgggatgcaaaataaaaaatcatcagcatttctatacattaccaacaaaatccagcagcaaaagttagaaagatcaattccattcaaaatcactctaaggaatataaaaagaaagatatttgcAAAGGCAAGGACAGGAATTATAGGAACACAATCACAAAAcaattttcacagaaataaaatccagtctaaacaattggaaaatattaattgctcttgggtatgccaagctaatataataaaaaggataattttacctaaattaatttatttttcagtgccatacccattaaacaaccaaataattattttatagaactggaaaaaataataacaaaattgatgtggaagaacaaagggtcaagaatatcaagggaactaatggaaaaaaaaatgtgaaggaaggaggcctatcagtaccaaatctcaaactgtactataaatcagcAATCATCTAAACAATCTGTGCTGGTTAAGGAAGAGAATGGTAGGTTAGTGGACTAGATTAGACATACAATGATAAGGGGTCAAAATGACCTTATGaacctaatgtttgataaacccaaggattccagcttttggaataagaactcactcttcAACAAattctgctgggaaaattggaaaagactaAGGCAGAAGCttggtatagaccaatatcttgcactctataccaagataaggtcaaaatggatatatgatttagacatacaCAGTAATACCATCAATAAATTAGGGGGACACGGAATAGATTACCAGGCAGagctttggagaagggaagaatttatgaccaaacaagaggccAAGATTATTAgaagatataaatgaataattttgattatatcccattaaaaagcttttgtacaaacacaacgaatgtaaccaagattagaagcaattcaacaaaatgggaaatttttttgAACAACTGTTTGtgagaaaggtctaatttcccaaatttataGAGTACTAAGTCAAAATCTTTAGATCTCATTATATCCTCCTGAGCTTGTGCCTTTCTCTTCCTTATATCCACAATAATTTTCAATGactaaagatttcttttttatatctgtTCATTTTcttagcctttttcttgacttatatttatatattaaagttTGGCTCAGTTCTGCATGTGGAGTGGGCATTCTCCTTCActtcaggtttttgttttttttctgctaCTCTCAGACCTAGTTCTGGGTTTTTGCAAATTTCAGCTCTTACAAGGTTGTGTTTCCTAAAGAGAGATGTGTTCAGTGCTTGTTGGGCATGAGCTCTGCTTTGCAACCCACTATAATCATTCCATTCTAACTTGCAACTacaattcagcttcctaattcTGCtagtccttccccttcccctgagACTGTGATCCAGAGCCTCATATGGCCTATGTAACAGAATCTTGCACTCAGTGCAACAAAGGATCCCCATAATGTCCTTCTAACCATATTTCAGACCTCCGTACTCCCTATGAACTGAGAGTTTTGATGCCTGCTTCCTacttctgactcagtttccccaaagtCCAGCTATAAGCATTCACTGACTAGACTCAGTGCCTTACTAAAGGCTTGTACTGAGGTTGAAAACCTTGAGGATTGAGTATGAAATTGCTTTATTGTTGGCTTAGGAAAAGTCTCAAGGCCTTACAACTGGCTTGGGTTCAGGTTTGAAACCTTGAGCCATGAGGGAAGAGACAGTGGCTTGCTATTGGCTTGAAGCAGGGCTCCTCACTGTGGGCTACACTCCCCTGTGGCCCCAGTGAAATGTACTTTTCCTCCTGATTTTCCAGATCATCTTGAACTAAGACATTATctcacattttccccttttgttggTTCTAACACTCTAGAATTtcttttggaatattattttaatgttgtttggAGGGTTTTTATGGAGGGGTTAGGGCTTCCTTGCCTCTACTCTGACAGCTTGGTTCTACTCTGTTACTATCTGAAAAATTTGGTACaagtatttttattctcttcaacCATTTCTCATCTCATGATTTATGTATGACCTCCCTTTATGATTATTCATCTTTGTTTCTACCTAATCCCTTTATCTAGATCTCATCATTGCCTTAATTCTCTCTAATCTCTGGTTCTTCCTCCACATAATTGTCAAAGGGAGATTCTCAAATTGTAGGTCCAACCAGGTTACTTGCTTGTTCAAGAAATTCTAGCAAGTTTCCCAAGCTGTCTTAATTCTACTGCGTTACGTGTCCTGATTATTTCCAAATTCTCCTATCCAGGATTGTTTGCGTATATTTGCTTGCTTGTTCATGCCATTAAATTGTGATCTCCTGGACATCAGACtgtcttttccatcttttttgtataaaaagaacaaaatatattttattacattatatacacatatgtatccaTGCGCACGCGCGCGCGTGTGTTTGTGCATGTACTGAGATATCTCAATACTTAGCAGATCACCTGGTACCCAGTTGAGACTTAAGAACATTCTATTGAGGAATTGACTGCCTCCCATTTTCTTTAGCATAAACCATGAACTCATCTGTTTGGCATTGACAGATCAACCTTTGCACAGTGACAACAACCTACCCTAACATAGGCACAGATGGCATGTTCCTAAAATTGTCAGATGAAACACAACTGGGCAGGACAAATGTGACACTAACTGGTGGGGTTAGAATCCAAATAGATCTTTTGAGCACGCATGAATAGAATAAAATGAAGTGTAAAGGAGAAACTACAAACTTTAATACAAAAATTATTAACTTTTCAAGTACAAAATTATAGAAGGATCCTGTCTACCAGGATGATTAGAAAGctgtttgtctgaaaaagatcgtAGTGTTTAGTGGTCAATTACTTCAGTATAAGTCATCAGTGACAGGGATGTCAAGTTAAGATCAAATACTTCCAAGTGGaagaacatttcaatttcttaatCAAATGTTTTCTGCTGCCATCAAATGGAATAGAGAGGAGTTACCTTCAAAGATTTATAATCTTTCTACTTCACTGAACTAATAGCCATGCATTTAAGACCACCATCCAGTACAGCACAGCTAGTCATCCTGAGCAGAAAGTGTTGTGGTGTGTGTTGAGATCAACATACTAGGTACAAACATTATGGTTGGGAGATACTTAGGAATACAGTCATAATGCTCACTTTAATTTGGCATATCTTAACACAACAGTGAGACATTGGTCAATTACCTCTCTCACTTCCCTCAATTTGACTCAAAGACAAATGACAGAACAATTATGTTGAACTCTAATTGTATGCAAGGAAACAGTGTACATTCCTTCTGAGCTTCAGGGCTATTTCCTGGAGGGAGGACAAAGTCACTAAGAAGATTTCATCTTCTCTATTCAGTGATGGAAATCTTCCTTAACTGGTGTAACTATTTTCTGGCACAGAAGTGAAAACAAAAGTATAAGAGAAATGTGTCCATCAAGAGAACACATTGGGGATTCATGAAAAATGTCTTCTCATCTTGGGATGATTCTTTGGTTGAAGCCAAATATTTATCTTGTGACATTAGGTCCAAGAGGCCAGAAttaggagaaatgaaaagaagtgGGAGAGAGGCATATTTAGGCTTGAGAGAAGGAACAACTACCTAATTACTGGTGTCCAAACAGTAATAGAATATTTCCAGGTATATAGATACATAGGGTAAAAGTCAAGGGATGattcagaaataaagaatgaaatgggAAGACTTAAATAGAAAGGATGGCTgtgttttgtttgcttgtttgtttttcttttttttagttgtatttcTATCTGAGTTAAAATATTTATCCTAAAGAAGTCCACTGACTAATTTGATTATCACTTTTTCATCAGGaaaaacaataaggaaataaatggGACCTAGCAATAGCAACTACTTAGCCTTGGAGTATAAAAGAGGCTTACCAGGCTAGCAGACTTTCATACTCAAGTAACTCACTCACCTGGAAAGAAACCCTTCTAAAAGCTCAACCTACCAACACCATGGTCAGTTCCTGTTGTGGCTCCACCTGCTGTGGTCCAAGCTGTGGCTCTGGCTGCTGCCGGCCCAGCTGCTGTATTTCTAGCTGTTGTCGCCCCACCTGCTGTGGGTCCAGCTGCTGCCAACCTTGCTGCTGCCGCCCTACCTGCTGCATAACTAGCTGCTGTCGCCCCAGCTGCTGCCAGCCCTGCTGCTGCCCCACCTGCTGTATTTCTAGCTGCTGCCAACCTTGCTGCCGCCCTACCTGCTGCACATCTAGCTGCTGCCAGCCCTGCTGTCCCCCCTGCTGTTGTATTTCTAGCTGTTGTCGCCCCAGCTGCTGCCAGCCTTGCTGCCGCCCCACGTGCTGTATTTCTAGCTGCTGCCAACCTTGCTGCCGCCCTACCTGCTGCACATCTAGCTGTTGCCAGCCCTGCTGCTGCCGCCCCACCTGCTGCCATATTACCTGTTGCAGAACCAACTGTTGCAGACCAGCCTGCTGTGGgacttcttgctgctgagctctcACACCTCTGTTCAATTGCTCACCATTCCTAACTAATGTCAGCCAccacctcccttcttccttcttgctTCAGGGCAAGGAGAGCTTTCATGGCAATCCAATAGGAAACAATCCACACCTTGATTTCTGCAATGATTAGTTTTCTGTTTACCTCCTTGTTCTACATGGATATCAAAGTTTTATCTCATTGAGCTCCATCAACTAAAAATCTTACCTATTCTCTTAAACCCTCAAGATCTTCCTTCCTCAGCTTTGGTCACAAAACTTGGCTCTGTGACAGGAACGTCATTGCTCATGTTTTAGCTCACAACAAGATTTGAATACAAAGATTCTCAAGGTGTTTCTTGTCCAGATTCCCTCTCCTAACCGTTGCTTTTGTCTTATTGTTTGTCAACTTGCAAATAAAACGTCCAGACAATTCATGAATTCTTTGTCTTggctaattctttctttttatatgttcTTTGTCAATTCttggacaattttttaaaaaatcacagaattgtcATTTCAAAGTCATTTCAGGAGCCATTTAGTATAATATGGGCTCCAAAGGAATGCTATCATGCACTTGACATGTGGTCATCCAGTCTCTACATATTATAGCGTGTTTTGTGAAAAGTCTATAAagtttgttattattctttttcccAAATAATTCACACACATGTTTCATATATGCACACCAATTGTCCTCCATTTGCAGAGATTTTGTTATGTGACTATATGAATTACCCTCTCCCATGGATCACTTTATCATATCTTCGTGTCAAATCACGGAGAGAGTTGGTGAATGGTCATCATGGGATTAAGATCCTTGCTATGatcaaagagggggaaagaaccAAAAATT
It includes:
- the LOC103101854 gene encoding kielin/chordin-like protein yields the protein MVSSCCGSTCCGPSCGSGCCRPSCCISSCCRPTCCGSSCCQPCCCRPTCCITSCCRPSCCQPCCCPTCCISSCCQPCCRPTCCTSSCCQPCCPPCCCISSCCRPSCCQPCCRPTCCISSCCQPCCRPTCCTSSCCQPCCCRPTCCHITCCRTNCCRPACCQLLCGSHELLKMKDPKEEVGVPHYKKEEGRWWLTLVRNGEQLNRGVRAQQQEVPQQAGLQQLVLQQVIWQQVGRQQQGWQQLDVQQVGRQQGWQQLEIQHVGRQQGWQQLGRQQLEIQQQGGQQGWQQLDVQQVGRQQGWQQLEIQQVGQQQGWQQLGRQQLVMQQVGRQQQGWQQLDPQQVGRQQLEIQQLGRQQPEPQLGPQQVEPQQELTMVLPEAQPTNTMVSSCCGSTCCGPSCGSGCCQPSCCISSCCRPSCCGSSCCQPCCRPTCCITSCCQPCCRPCCSGSSCCQPCCHPCCCISSCCRPSCCGSNCCQPCCRPTCCTPSCCQPCCRPTCCITSCCRPSCCQPCCRPTCCISSCCQPCCRPTCCTSSCCQPCCCQTTCCRTTCCRPACCGSSCC
- the LOC103094450 gene encoding keratin-associated protein 9-1-like, with protein sequence MVSSCCGSTCCGPSCGSGCCRPSCCISSCCRPTCCGSSCCQPCCCRPTCCITSCCRPSCCQPCCCPTCCISSCCQPCCRPTCCTSSCCQPCCPPCCCISSCCRPSCCQPCCRPTCCISSCCQPCCRPTCCTSSCCQPCCCRPTCCHITCCRTNCCRPACCGTSCC